Part of the Persephonella hydrogeniphila genome is shown below.
AATACTTAAAACAGTTCATATCTGAAAGAGGAAAAATAATCCCAAGAAGAATTTCCGGTACATGTGGTAAGCATCAGAGAAAACTCACTGTAGAAATCAAAAGAGCAAGACAGCTCGCACTATTACCTTATGTAATAATGTAGGAGGTTGAGAGAAGATGAAAGTAATTCTTGCAAAAGATGTTGAAGGATGGGGAACAATAGGAGATATTATAGAAGTTAAAAGAGGTTTTGCCAGAAACTACCTTATACCTAAAGGCCTTGCATATGAAGCAACTGACAGTAATGTAAAGATGGTACAGGAAATTCTCAGGCAAAAGGCAAGAAAGCTTGAAAGAGAAAAACAAAAAGCCTTAGAAATCGCCGAAAAATTAAAAGGATTAGAGATAGAAATCAAAAAACCTGTAGGTACTACAGGTAAACTTTACGGTTCTGTTACAACAGCAGATATAGCTGAAGTTCTCAAAGAAAAAGGCATAGAGATAGATAAGAAAAAGATCATGCTCAGAAGTCCTATCAGAAACATAGGAGCATACAATATTACAATAAGACTCCATCCTGAAGTAAGCGAAGTTATCAAAGTTCATGTAATTCCTGAAAATATGGAATAATCAGATCGGTCTGCTTTTGCAGACCTCTTTTCTTTCTTCCATTTTCACCGAAAAATTTTTAGAGTTTGTGTTATATTTTTTGTAGAAAAATTTCCCCATTTGCATATTTTTTCAAAAATTTTAAAAGCGGTGGTTTTATGGCAGAAGAAATTGATTTAACTCTTCCCCATGATGACCAGACAGAAAGAGCAGTTTTAGGATCTATATTTTTAGATCCGTCTGTCAGTGATGTCGTTCTGAACATACTCAAACCTGATGATTTTTTTAATCAGAAACACAGAATTATATACGAAGCTATTTTAGAACTGATAGAAGAAGGAAAAGAGATAGATCCTCTGATTCTTATTAACCATCTTGACGCCAAAGGAAAATTAGAAAAAATAGGTGGAAAAAACTATATAGCCCTTATAGGAAACGATGCCGCCCCACCAAATGTTGTAGAAACTCTGGCACAGCAACTTAAAGAAAAAGCAATAGCAAGAAATCTTATCCTTGTAGCAAAAAATATCATAGAAAAATCAAAAAAGATAAGAGATGTAAACCAGCTTATAGAAGAAGCAGAAACACAGATATTTCAACTAAACGAAGATAGAACAGTTACCCTGTACTACGATATAAAAGATGTGATAAAAGAGACACTTCATATAATAAATGAGCTGTCTAAAAAAGAAACAATAATCACAGGAATTCCTTCAGGTTTTTACGATATAGACAGACTCACAACAGGTTTTCACCCAGGAGACCTGATTATCATAGCAGCAAGACCTGCCATGGGTAAAACATCTTTTGCACTTTCTATACTTCACAATATATCTGTTTTAGAAAAAAGACCTGCAGCATTTTTCTCACTGGAGATGTCCAAAGAACAGATAGCAATGAGACTTTTATCCCTTGAAACAAGGATAAAACTGAAAGATATAAGATCTGGCTTTCTAAGTCCTGAGAAACTACAGAAATTAACAGAAAAAGCAGCAGAAATATCAAAATCCCCCCTTTTTATAGATGATACAGCATCTATTTCTATTCTTGACTTAAGAGCAAAAGCGAGAAGACTTAAAAGAGAAAAAGATATCCAGCTTATCGTAGTTGATTATCTTCAGTTGATGAGATCCCATAGGAGAACAGAAAACAGACAGCAGGAAGTGGCAGAAATATCACGGGGCCTAAAAGCCCTTGCAAAAGAGCTAAATATTCCTGTCATCTCCCTTGCACAGCTATCCCGTCAGGCTGAGATGAGGGCGGACAAAAGACCTCAACTTGCAGATCTCAGAGAAAGCGGTTGCTTAACCGGTGATACATTAGTTGTAGATGCAGAAACAGGTAAGCTCCATAAAATAAAAGATATGGTGGGAAAACAGTTTTATACTTTATCTATGGATGAAAACTTTAAAATAAAAAAATCTTTTGTTTCGAAAGTTTTTTATTCAGGTAAGAAAAAAGTTTATTTACTAAAAACGAGAAGTGGTAGAGAAATAAAAGCCTCTGCAAATCATCCTTTTTATAAATTAGACGGATGGTATAGATTAGATCAGTTAAAAATAGGAGATAAAATAGCTACTGCACGGAAAATAAATACAGATTATCAAGATAAACTTTCTGACGAAGAAATAATTCTGATTGCTCATTTACTTGGAGATGGATACATCTTACCTAAACAACCATACCATTATACTTCTCAAGACTTAGAGAACATTAAGATAGTCGCGAAAACAGCCAAAAAACTTTTTGGAATAGACCCTAAAATAGTACAACAGAAAAATTGGTATCATGTTTATTTACCATCTCCATATAGGCTAACTCATAATAAAAAACATCCCATCACATATTGGTTTGATAAGTTAGGAATAAAAAGAGTTCGTTCGTATGAAAAAGAAATCCCATCTTCTATATTTTCTTTATCTAAAGACAAACTCTCTTTATTTATAAAGCATTTATGGGCTACAGACGGAAGTATAACTTATAGAAAATCGAAAGGTAAGGATCAAATTTCTATATATTATTCAACAACAAGCAAGAAATTTGCCCATCAACTTCA
Proteins encoded:
- the rpsR gene encoding 30S ribosomal protein S18, translated to MANKNPAVQNKPFFQKRKKYCKFCAEGKEPSYKDVEYLKQFISERGKIIPRRISGTCGKHQRKLTVEIKRARQLALLPYVIM
- the rplI gene encoding 50S ribosomal protein L9; this translates as MKVILAKDVEGWGTIGDIIEVKRGFARNYLIPKGLAYEATDSNVKMVQEILRQKARKLEREKQKALEIAEKLKGLEIEIKKPVGTTGKLYGSVTTADIAEVLKEKGIEIDKKKIMLRSPIRNIGAYNITIRLHPEVSEVIKVHVIPENME
- a CDS encoding replicative DNA helicase; this translates as MAEEIDLTLPHDDQTERAVLGSIFLDPSVSDVVLNILKPDDFFNQKHRIIYEAILELIEEGKEIDPLILINHLDAKGKLEKIGGKNYIALIGNDAAPPNVVETLAQQLKEKAIARNLILVAKNIIEKSKKIRDVNQLIEEAETQIFQLNEDRTVTLYYDIKDVIKETLHIINELSKKETIITGIPSGFYDIDRLTTGFHPGDLIIIAARPAMGKTSFALSILHNISVLEKRPAAFFSLEMSKEQIAMRLLSLETRIKLKDIRSGFLSPEKLQKLTEKAAEISKSPLFIDDTASISILDLRAKARRLKREKDIQLIVVDYLQLMRSHRRTENRQQEVAEISRGLKALAKELNIPVISLAQLSRQAEMRADKRPQLADLRESGCLTGDTLVVDAETGKLHKIKDMVGKQFYTLSMDENFKIKKSFVSKVFYSGKKKVYLLKTRSGREIKASANHPFYKLDGWYRLDQLKIGDKIATARKINTDYQDKLSDEEIILIAHLLGDGYILPKQPYHYTSQDLENIKIVAKTAKKLFGIDPKIVQQKNWYHVYLPSPYRLTHNKKHPITYWFDKLGIKRVRSYEKEIPSSIFSLSKDKLSLFIKHLWATDGSITYRKSKGKDQISIYYSTTSKKFAHQLQHLLLKFGIISVIRKNQKDNYRPNYNVYIYGKNNQKIFLNEIGCFGARGKHVNKILDILNEKSENPNIDTIPKETWRYIDKLRDISWREFSKKIGMSYCGTSLFKNSVSRKRLLKIANILNVAFLYKLANSDLFWDEIIEIEELGVEDVYDMTVEDTHNFVANDIVVHNSIEQDADLVMFIHRPEYYKKNPTPEEEGLAEIIIAKQRNGPTGVVNLAFIKEITRFENLAKTTSPIVEEKETEPHDTIESEFSDNLDFLNEEDIAEI